In one window of Gossypium hirsutum isolate 1008001.06 chromosome A01, Gossypium_hirsutum_v2.1, whole genome shotgun sequence DNA:
- the LOC107917279 gene encoding FBD-associated F-box protein At5g22730 has translation MGNMSNINISHHLLKRWTILHSYTHYFMIDTPNLANFKSISHEVTGYSLKNLESIVSADIHFVSEYNYLQADATALFRGICNVRSLVLSATSLMALTDTRGFRKFSALCQQKVPCCLLYKLKTIKITNFTDEKDRIGKAEYILKNGGALQKLTIRTGLYISEEEKLEIYQVLLASPRKSNQCRILFI, from the exons ATGGGGAATATGAGCAACATCAATATTTCACATCATTTGCTCAAGAGATGGACTATACTTCACTCGTATACCCATTATTTTATGATCGATACGCCTAATCTAGCCAACTTCAAATCCATTTCCCATGAAGTAACAGGGTATTCACTGAAGAATTTGGAATCTATTGTGAGCGCTGATATTCATTTTGTAAGCGAATATAATTATCTTCAAGCTGATGCAACAGCATTGTTTAGAGGGATCTGTAATGTTCGTTCACTTGTTCTGTCTGCTACATCTCTGATG GCTCTTACTGACACCCGTGGTTTTAGGAAGTTCTCTGCTCTCTGCCAGCAGAAAGTGCCTTGTTGTTTGTTGTATAAACTTAAGACCATCAAAATTACAAACTTTACAGATGAAAAAGATCGTATTGGAAAGGCAGAGTATATTCTAAAGAATGGTGGAGCGCTACAGAAGTTGACAATACGCACAGGATTATACATTTCTGAAGAAGAGAAATTGGAGATATATCAAGTGCTGTTGGCTTCACCAAGGAAATCAAACCAATGCCGTATCTTGTTTAtttga
- the LOC107917523 gene encoding germin-like protein 9-3, whose amino-acid sequence MALTVKQRFFLAILVLAFPLSAISGDPDIISDFVVPMGVNNTLLDGNFFTFTGMRPLINSDPPTNFTVTKATMAEFPALNGQSVSYAVLQKPAGSVNPPHTHPRATELLFLTYGVLEVGFVDTTNKLFTQRLQAGDIFAFPKGLVHYQFNCAENDFAVAVSAFGSAAAGTVSVPSTVLATGIDDEILTQSFKTDVYTIQKLKAGFAPKA is encoded by the coding sequence ATGGCATTGACTGTCAAGCAACGATTCTTCCTAGCAATTCTTGTTCTTGCCTTCCCTTTGTCTGCAATAAGTGGAGACCCTGATATTATATCTGATTTTGTGGTTCCAATGGGAGTCAATAATACTCTATTAGATGGAAACTTTTTCACCTTTACTGGCATGAGGCCACTCATTAACTCTGATCCACCAACAAATTTCACTGTGACTAAAGCAACCATGGCTGAATTCCCTGCTCTTAATGGACAAAGTGTTTCCTATGCTGTTTTACAAAAACCTGCTGGTTCAGTTAACCCTCCTCATACTCATCCTCGTGCCACTGAGCTTTTGTTTCTCACCTATGGTGTACTTGAAGTTGGATTTGTTGACACTACTAACAAGCTCTTTACGCAAAGACTTCAAGCTGGTGATATTTTTGCGTTCCCAAAGGGATTAGTCCATTATCAGTTCAACTGTGCCGAGAACGATTTTGCGGTCGCGGTTTCTGCTTTCGGTAGCGCAGCTGCTGGTACTGTTTCAGTTCCTTCTACGGTGTTGGCAACAGGCATTGATGATGAGATCTTAACGCAGTCTTTCAAAACAGATGTGTACACAATTCAGAAGCTCAAAGCAGGGTTTGCACCAAAGGCCTGA
- the LOC107917593 gene encoding germin-like protein 9-3, translating into MAALFVSRFFSAMALTVKQRFFLAILVLAFPLSAISGDPDIISDFVVPIGVNATVLDGNFFTYTGMRPLINSDPPTNFTVTKATMAEFPALNGQSVSYAVLEYPAGSVNPPDTHPRAAELLFLTYGILEVGFVDTTNKLFTQRLQAADIFVFPKGLVHYQFNCAENDFAVAVSAFGSAAAGTVSVPSTVFATSIDDEILAKSFKTDVQTIQKLKAGFAPKA; encoded by the coding sequence ATGGCAGCATTATTTGTTTCCAGGTTTTTTTCAGCCATGGCATTGACTGTCAAGCAACGATTCTTCCTAGCAATTCTAGTTCTTGCCTTCCCTTTGTCTGCAATAAGTGGAGACCCTGATATTATATCTGATTTTGTGGTTCCAATTGGAGTCAATGCCACTGTATTAGATGGAAACTTTTTCACCTATACTGGCATGAGGCCACTCATTAACTCTGATCCACCAACAAATTTCACTGTAACTAAAGCAACCATGGCTGAATTCCCTGCCCTTAATGGACAAAGTGTTTCCTATGCTGTTTTAGAGTACCCTGCTGGTTCTGTTAACCCTCCTGATACTCATCCTCGTGCTGCTGAGCTTTTGTTTCTCACCTATGGCATACTTGAAGTTGGATTTGTTGACACTACTAACAAGCTCTTTACTCAAAGACTTCAAGCTGCTGACATTTTTGTGTTCCCGAAGGGATTAGTCCATTATCAGTTCAACTGTGCTGAAAACGATTTCGCAGTCGCGGTTTCAGCCTTTGGTAGTGCAGCTGCTGGTACCGTATCGGTTCCCTCTACGGTGTTTGCGACGAGCATTGATGATGAGATCTTAGCAAAGTCATTCAAAACCGATGTGCAAACAATTCAGAAGCTCAAAGCAGGGTTTGCACCTAAGGCCTGA
- the LOC107918184 gene encoding electron transfer flavoprotein subunit alpha, mitochondrial has product MASRLLLQNLSKRHLLRSTFASRSASTLVLAEHEGGSIKAQSLSAVVAANSLSQDNPVSLLLAGSGSSLHQAAEKAATCHPSISQVLVADSEKFAYPLAEPWAKLIQLVQLKGDYSHVIATSDSFGKNILPRAAALLDVSPVTDVVDINGPRQFIRPIYAGNALCTVRYTGANPCMLTVRSTSFPVRPISVDSKSGGASISEVDLSTLDEDSVGKSRFMKLSSQDTGRPDLGSAKIVVTGGRALKSAENFKMIEKLAEKLGAAVGATRAAVDAGFVPNDLQVGQTGKIVAPELYMAFGVSGAIQHLAGMKDSKIIVAVNKDSDAPIFQVADYGLVGDLFEVIPELLEKLPEKK; this is encoded by the exons ATGGCGAGTCGTTTACTTCTTCAAAATCTGTCAAAACGACATCTACTTCGTTCCACCTTCGCTTCTAGATCC GCAAGTACGTTGGTGTTAGCCGAGCATGAAGGTGGCTCGATCAAGGCTCAGTCATTGAGCGCGGTGGTGGCTGCCAACTCCCTAAGCCAGGACAATCCCGTTTCCTTGCTATTGGCTGGCTCCGGCTCTTCCCTTCACCAAGCCGCCGAGAAGGCCGCCACGTGTCACCCTTCTATTTCTCAG GTTCTTGTAGCTGATTCAGAGAAGTTTGCATATCCTTTGGCTGAGCCATGGGCTAAGTTAATCCAATTGGTTCAGCTAAAAGGAGACTACTCTCATGTAATTGCTACTTCAGATTCATTTGGGAAGAACATATTACCTCGTGCTGCTGCCCTTTTGGATGTTTCTCCTGTTACTGATGTTGTTGACATTAATGGCCCTCGTCAATTTATCAG GCCAATTTATGCTGGAAATGCTCTTTGTACAGTTCGATACACTGGTGCCAATCCTTGTATGTTGACAGTTAGATCTACCTCTTTTCCGGTGCGTCCTATCTCTGTTGATTCGAAGTCTGGTGGGGCTTCTATTTCTGAGGTTGATCTCTCAACCTTAGATGAAG ATTCTGTTGGTAAATCTAGATTCATGAAGCTATCATCCCAAGATACAGGTCGACCTGATTTGGGAAGTGCAAAGATTGTGGTTACAGGTGGGAGAGCTTTGAAAAGTGCTGAGAACTTCAAAATGATAGAGAAGCTTGCAGAAAAGCTCGGTGCAGCTG TTGGTGCTACCCGTGCTGCTGTTGATGCTGGGTTTGTTCCCAATGACCTTCAG GTGGGCCAAACTGGGAAAATTGTGGCCCCGGAGTTATACATGGCATTTGGTGTTTCAGGAGCCATTCAACACTTAGCTGGCATGAAAGACTCTAAGATTATTGTTGCTGTTAACAAAGATTCTGATGCACCCATTTTCCAG GTAGCTGATTATGGACTTGTGGGTGATCTTTTCGAAGTGATACCAGAGTTGTTAGAGAAGCTTCCTGAGAAAAAGTAG
- the LOC107917620 gene encoding vascular-related unknown protein 4 gives MENSMNSMFRPSSPVGDETPEESSWTMYFQDFSNDIQMDGNSSSCYCSSYINYQTSSLLSDAACSAAGPHVLDQKSCKKNRLSFKKRKNNGSSAAGFVDDDLEDTASSPVNSPKICNTNMENQFDKNLKMKDAMDKSQKNKGSGSSGQTDERNDETELKKKGLCLVPLSMVVQYLG, from the exons ATGGAGAACTCCATGAATTCAATGTTTAGACCATCATCCCCAGTGGGTGATGAAACTCCTGAGGAAAGTAGTTGGACTATGTATTTTCAAGATTTCTCAAATGATATCCAGATGGATGGTAACAGCAGCAGCTGTTATTGTTCTTCTTACATCAATTACCAAACATCATCGCTGCTGTCTGATGCAGCTTGTTCTGCGGCTGGACCACATGTTTTGGATCAAAAAAGCTGTAAGAAGAACAGGTTGAGTTTCAAGAAAAGGAAGAATAATGGATCATCTGCTGCTGGTTTCGTTGATGATGATTTGGAAGATACTGCTAGCTCTCCTGTTAACAGCCCCAAG atTTGTAACACTAACATGGAGAACCAATTTGATAAGAACCTGAAGATGAAAGATGCTATGGACAAATCTCAG AAGAACAAAGGAAGCGGTTCATCAGGACAGACAGATGAGAGAAACGATGAAACCGAACTAAAAAAAAAGGGTCTTTGTTTAGTTCCATTGTCAATGGTAGTACAATACCTAGGTTGA